Within the Nocardioides humi genome, the region GGTCCGGGCGGCATGCCCGGCACCTTCGGGCAGATCGCCGCCGTCGACGGCAACGTGCTCCAGGTCCGCAGCCAGGACGCGGGCCAGACCGCCGTCACCGTCACCGACAGCACCACCGTCACCGACCAGGTCGCCGGCACCCTCGCCGACGTCGAGGTCGGCACCTGCGTCGTCGTCCGCACCGACGACACCGGTACGTCGACCGACGAGGTCGCCGCGACCTCGGTGTCCGTGAGCGCCGGCGCGGACGGCTGCACCGGCGGCTTCGGCGGCGGCCCCGGCGGCGGTGGCGCCGGGGGAGGGGGAGGCGGCGAGCGCCCCAGCGGGATGCCCACGGACCTGCCCACGGACCTGCCCACCGACCGGCCCTCGGGCATGCCGGACGGCGGCGGCCGCCCCGGCGGCCTCGGCGTGATGGGCGAGGTCACGGCCGTCACCGACGCCGGCTTCGTCGTCGAGGGCAGGGACGGCGACGTCACCGTCACGGTCGGCGCCGCGACGACCTACACGCACCAGGTCGACGCCGATGCCACCGCCCTCACCCAGGGCCGCTGCGTCCGGGTGCAGGGCGACGCGGACGACGCCGGCGCGGTGACCGCGACGGCGATCCAGGTCAGCGACGCGGTGGACGACCAGTGCGGGCGCTGAGGCTGTCGCGGCCGCCCCGCCGCCTCGTCGTACCGCTGGCGGTCCTGGCGATCGCCGGGACCGGCTTCGCGGCGTACGGCGCCACCGGCGACGACGCGGTCCGGTACCGCACGGTCCAGGCGGCCGTGGGTGACGTCGAGCAGGTCCTCGACCTGTCCGGCGTGATCGGTGCGACCGGCCGCGCCGACCTCGCGTTCGGGACGTCCGGCGAGGTGAGCCGGGTGCCCGTCGCCGTCGGCGACCAGGTCGCGCAGGGCGACGTCGTCGCGGTCCTCGACCGGGCATCGCTGCGTGCGGCCGTCGACCAGGCGCAGGCCGACCTCGCCGCCGCGAAGGCCCAGCTCGCCGAGGACCGCGACGCCCAGACCACCGCGGTCGCCAGCGCCGCCACGACCTCCTCGAGCGGGTCGGCCGCCACGGGACAGGCGAAGACCAAGACCGAGACCAAGACCGAGACGAAGGCGAAGGACCCGTCCACGCCGGCGCCCGACCTCGCCGCGCTCACCGCCCAGCAGGACGCCGTCCTCGCGGCCCAGTCGGCGGCGAGTGCGGCGCTGGAGAAGTCGGCCGCCGCGCTGACGGCTCAGCAGGAGGTCTGCGCCGCAGCGCCGACCCCGGCGGACGACGCCGAGAGCACCGAGCCCGCTGACGCCGGCGTCGACGACGCCTGCGCCCAGGCCCTCGCGGCCGTCCAGTCCGCCCAGGCGGCCACGGCCGACGCCCAGGCCGCGCTCCAGACCGCGCTGACGACGCTGGGCACGACGCTCACCGCGGCCCTCGGCGACGTCGCCGCCGCCGACACGGGCGGCGACACGGGTGGCGACACGGGCGGGGACACGGGCGGGAGCGACGCCGCGCCCGCCGCGACGCCCACGCCGTCCTCCGGCGCCTCGGACGGCTCCAGCAGCTCCAGCAGCTCCAGCGGCTCGGGCGGATCGGGTGGGGCCTCGTCCGGCGGCGCCGGCCGGACCGTCACCGCCGCGACCCTGGCCGACGACCAGGCCGCGATCGACCGCGCCCGCTCCGAGCTCGCCTCGGCCCGCGCGGACCTGCGCGCGGCGGTCGTGCGGGCTCCCGCCGACGGCACGGTCGCGGCGCTGTCCGTCGCCGTGGGCGACGACGTGAGCGCGGGCGGCACGGTCGCCGTCGTGGTCGCCCCCGGCGTCACCACCGTCGCGGTGGAGGTGGGGGAGTCCCAGGCGGCGCAGCTGGCGACCGGCACGGCCGTCTCCGTCACGCCCGCCGGCGCCGCCGACGCGCTGCCCGGCGTGATCAGCCGGGTCGCCCACGTGCCGACCAGCACGACCAGCGACAGCGGCGGCGCCGGGGGCGGCAGCTCCGATCCGACGTACGCCGTCGAGGTGACCCTCGACCAGCGCGACCTGGCCCTGCCCGACGGGCTCCCTGCGGCCGTCGAGGTCGTGGTCGGGCGCGCCGAGGACGCTGTCACGCTGCCCGCCTCCGCCGTCAGCGACGGCACGGTGACGACCCTGGTCGACGGCCGGACGCGACGGGTCCGGGTCACGACCGGCATCGTCGGCAGCACCGAGGTCGAGGTGCTCGACGGCGTGGAGGCCGGGACCGACGTGGTGCTCGCCGACCTCGACGCCAACCTCCCCAGCGGCGACTCGCAGGACCAGGGCCCGGGCGGCGGGTTCGGCGGCGGTGGCTTCGGTGGGGGCGGGAGCCCGATGGGGCCGCCCGGCGGCGTGACGATCCGCCGGTGAGCGCCTCCGCACGGAAACCGGTGGCGCGGACAGGCCCCGCGGGGTGACGCTGCGGGGGTGAGCACGGGCACGTGGACGAGCGCGGTGTGGGCGACGGAGGAGTTCCGCGCCGAGCTGTGCGCGTTCCTGAGCGCCGCGGTCGGCGTCCCCGACCACGTCGAGGTGGTCGCCCACCGGCCGTGGTCGGCGGTGTGGCGGGTGCGGGCGGCCGGCCGGTCGTCGTACGCCAAGCAGAACTGCCCGGGCCAGGCCCACGAGCCGCGGCTGATGACCGTCCTGGCGAGGGTCGCCCCGGAGCGCGTCGTCCCCGTCCTCGCGGCCGACGCGGACCGCGACCTGCTGCTCACCGCCGACCTCGGCCCGACCGTCCACGCACGCGAGGGGCGGCGAACCCCGCGACCTGGGCGCGGATCGCCGCCGACGCCGCCCTCCTCCAGCGCAGGGCCGTCGACGCGGTCGCCGACCTCGGCCTCACCGTGCTCGCCCCCGCCGACGCCACGACGTACGTCGCCGACGCCGTCGGCCGCCTCGCCGCCCTCGCCCCGGCGACCCGCGCCGCCTCGCGCCCGAGGTCGCCGTCCTGCTGGAGGCGCTGCTGCCCACCGTCGAGCGCTGGGCGGACGAGGTCGAGGACCTCGACCTCCCGCTCACCCTGCTCCACAACGACCTGCACGCCGGGAACGTCGTCCGCGCCCCCGACGGCGGCCTGCGCTTCTTCGACTTCGGCGACGCCGTCCTCGGCGCCCCCCTCGCCGGCCTCCTCGTCCCCCTCGCCACCGCCCGCCAGGCCCTGGACCTGCCGGCCGACGACCCCGCCCTGTGGCGGATCGCCGACGCCGCCCTCGAGGTCTGGTCCGACCTCGTCCCGCTCGACGCGCTGCGCGCCGCCCTCCCCGCCGCGCTCCAGCTCGGTCGGCTCGCGCGCGTCGAGTCCTGGCGCCGCTGCGTCGCCACGATGACCCCCGACGAGCGCGCGGACCTCGGCTCCGCCCCGCCGCCTGGCTGGCCACACTGCTCGACCCCGCACCGCTGGGCCGGGCCGCCCCACTAGGGTGAGGCGCGCGGGCCGGTAGCTCAGTCGGTCAGAGCAGAGGACTCATAACGTTCAGGCCCTAGGCGAGAATCCGCAGGTCAGCTGCAGGATCGCCTCGGCACGGACCCCGTTCGGACCCCTGCCGATCCGCGCTCGATAGGCTGCGAACGCGACACGGGGCAGTACCTCAGTTGGTTAGAGGAGAGAACTCATAATTCTTTGGTCGTCGGTTCGAGTCCGACCTGCCCTACCAATCCGCGACGATGTGTCGGCCGTGCGCCCTATCGTCGGGGCGTGACTTCGTTCATCTGCCCTCACTGCAAGGCGTTCAGCACGTTCTCGGTTGTATGGCTCGACAACAGCAGGCAAGCTGGCCCGACGTCCTCAACTCGGCACGGCGCGAGTCGATGCAACAACCCGTCGTGCAGCAAGGTGATCGGTGGCTACGTCCACCAGAGCAGTGGCGAGGTCAACGACTGGTGGCCGAGGCACGTCGGTGGGAAGGAGTTCCCGGACGTGCCTGAGCACATCGCCTCCACCGCTGACGAGGCTCATCAATCACTCAGTATCGGCGCCCATCGCGGCGCGATCGCACTGGCCCGTGCTGTCGTCGAGGCAACTGCGAAGGATCACGGGATCACCAAGGGCATGCTCGACAAGAAGATTGATGAGATGGCGAAGCAGGGCGTCATCTCCGACGCCATGAAGGATGCCGCTCACGAGATCCGGTTCGCCGGTAACGAGGTCGCTCACGCGGACTTGGCCGAGGAACCGATCACCAAGGAGGACGCGGAGGAGGTCCTGGCCCTGATGGACGCGATCCTGACCCGCGTCTACCAGGAGCCCGCCCAAGTTGCTCGGGTCCGCCAGCGCAGAGAGGAACGTCGCGGCGGCGAGTAGGTCCTGGCACAGCCGACCTGCGGAATGAAGAACCTGCCCAACGGCAGGCGTACGGTTCGCCGCTCCTCGGCTTCTGCAAGGGGAGCCGACGACCGAAGGAGGGGCTGCTATGCCCGAGACCAGCAACCGAGTTCGCCACGCTGTGAGCCGCTCGACCGGGGCTACGACCTGGACCCGCAAGGACGGGGACGAGTGGCGGACGACCTGCCTCAACCACGGGTCGGAGACGACCGCGACGAGCCGGGGTCCGGCTTGGAAGAATGGTTCGACCCCGGCGAACTTCTGCCCGAAGTGCAAGGCGATCGTCGCGGGCAAGGCCGACAAGATCACCGGCGACCGGCTTGACCTGCCGACCGCCAAGAAGACGGCGGCGAAGACGCCGACCGCCAAGGCCACCCCCACCCGGAAGGCGGCGAAGTGATGCTCTCCGTCATCCACTCGCCAGGCGATCCGAGGGTGCCGCGTTGCAGCGTGTGCGGCGCTGACTCGACGTGGGTCGAGCACGAGGACGAGTTCTGGATGCTCGGGGAGGACGACACGAGCGAAGGAACGTTCTTCTGCGACGCGCACAGGCCCTACTCCGACAAGTTCTCTGACCGCTTCATCGAGCCGGTCGAGGACGACCCCGACAACTGACCAACCCCGCTCGCAAGGTCGGCCCCCCGCCGCGGTCGGCCTTGCAGCACATCGCGGCTCGCCCGCAATCGCCCGTTTGCTGGGCTCGCGACGTTCGCCCGGACTCGCCCCCAGCCGGGAGGCTCGCGCCCAGCCTCAGCCCCATACGCGGACGCTCGCCTGGGCTCGCCGGGGTCGTACCGGCTCGCTCGGGTGTGCTCGCTGGGCCGTAGCCGGATCGTCGGGCGGAGGGGTGGGGGTCGGGGCGGTCGTCAGGCCGTCGAGCCGCGAGGGCCCTCTTGCGCGGCGTGATCAATCTCAGCCTAGAGTTGGAGAACTTCTTCAGGAGTTGTGCAGTCTGCGAACAACTCGGCGTACGGGTCGTCCTCATCAGGCTCCATGAACCGATCGTCAAACTTGCCCATCGTCGTCCCTCTGAAGGATCCAGACCTTCACTGAGCGCGGGTGATCGCGCCGGACACGCCCCTGGGCGGTGAGCGCTCGGACCGTCTCGGTCCGAATGTTCTTGGCCTGCGACTCTGTCAGATCGTAGGTGTCCATCAACCACGGGTGCAGTGGAGTGTGCGTCACCAGCATGCCGGTCTCGTCGTCCTTGCCAGCGTTCGCCCGCAAATGCTCGTAGACCGGCTCAACGAAGTCAGTGACCTTGGTCGCCATCCTTGGATGCTACTCATAGTCCGTCGACTCATCGACGTCATTTCGCGATGTTCTTCGGGTGCCCACTCCCGACCATCGCCGTTCCGAGCGGCGGCGTGACTTCGGGGCACGAGTGCGCGCACTGAGAAAGCCGCTCGGCTTGTCACAGGAGCAACTCGGTCAAGTCGCTGGCCTCGACCGGACGTACATCGGCAGCGTCGAGCGCGGAGAACGCAACATCAGTCTCGACAACATCTGGGTTCTGGCCGATGCGCTCGGTGTCCACCCGAGCGAGTTGTTCTGACTGGGCGCTACGCGAGTTGGGTAACGCTCGCCTTGCCCGTGGTCGATGGAGGCGCGGCGACCGTGTCCATGAAGTTGGCGGTGTCGGTGTCGAACACGTGGGCGTAGATCGCCTGCGTCACGACGACGTTCCGATGCCCCAACTGCTTGCTGATGTGCTCGATCGGCACTCCCGCCGATTGGAGGATCGACGCGCACGTATGACGCAGGTCGTGAAGCCTCATGCGCTCGGGCAGCCCAGCCGCCGCGAGCGCTGGCTTGAAGTGCCGCTTGTAGAACGCGTCTCGGTCCCACGGGCGTGACCAGTCGAGCCCACCTTTGCCGCCCTTGAACCGCTGCGCGTCGTGGATCTTCCGACCGGGCCACAGTGGCGCGGAGGGCTCCTTGCGGTTCGGGTGAGCGCCCAGATAGGCCGCTAGGTCGAGCGCCAGCCATTCGGGCAGACGCACGCGGCGGCTCGTGCTGTTCTTCGTGCTGCTGACCTCCCATCCGCCCCTCACCTTGGAACGCGTGCGTCGTACGTGGAGGACTCGCCGCATCGTGTCGACGTCGTCGATGTTTAGCCCGCTGACCTCGCTCGCCCGGAGGCCGGTGTAGGCCATGAACGTCACCATCAGCGCGTACGGAGTTGTCGGGTCTTGCTCGGCCATCGCCGCGGCAAGCTTGGCGACCTCGCCGGGTGTGAGGAACACGGCTTCCGGCTTGATCCGGCCCAGCGCCTTGTCGGTCGGCAACTCAACACCGGTCGCAGGATTGAGCGGGATCGCCTTGCGCTTGACCGCGTACTTGAGGACACCCGAGACGACGAGCCAGTGGTGACGGACCGTCGCCGGGGTCAGGTTCCGCTCGCTCTGGATGCGGTCGAGGTACTCCTGTACGTCAACGGTATTGATCTGGTCGACCCGCGTGGATCCGAACTCGGGGAGCACGCTGCTCTTAAGGATGCCGTTGATCTTGCGGAGGTACGCTGCGCTGACCTTGCCCTCCTTGCTCTTGGTGAACTTCGCTGCCCACTCTCGAAACGACTCCTTGCCCTGTTGTGGGTCGTGCTCGCGCTCGACGGTCACCTTGCGCCGGTGAGACTCGGCGGACTTCTTCGTGACGAACCGCTTCTTGCGGCTGTGTCGCTTGCCGTCAGCGTCGTACCAACTCCACCGCACCTCATACGGCTTGGGGCGGCTGTGGTCAGTCGTCAGTGTTGCCATTCTTCCTCTCCTTCATGATCTGATCGCGCCACGTCGTGGCTTCCTCGGCGGTGTCGAACCTGCCGCTGTGGCGCTCGCCGTCGAACCGGAACGAGATCACCCACTCGCCGCACACCAGCCGACGCGGCTTGACCGTCTTGGCCTTCCGCGTGCCCTTCTGGCCTTCCGGCATCCCGAGGGTGACCTGCTTGGTCCGCTCGTGGCTGAGTCGGCGTGCGAGCCGGTCAAGCTCGGTGCTCTCGTGGTCTCCCCACCCCACCGGAACAGGGGTGCGGCTGCTCGGCAGGTCCCATGCGCTCACGACGCCGCCTCCGCTCGCTCGTCCTCGGCACGGCGGAGCACCCGGAGAACGGTCGAGTGCGACCAACGCGCACCGCCGCCAGGGCTCGGAACCCCGCGCTCGTTGAGGGTCTGAGCGATCGCACGCGCACTCATGCCCTTTTGGTCGAGGTCGGCGAGCATGTGCACGGTCATGCCCGGAAGGTCGGCTGCTGGCCGGCCCGGCACCTTGCCCTTGAGCCGAGCAGCGGCGAGCCCTTCCTTGGTGCGCTGGCTGATCCGCTCGCGCTCGTCCTCGGCGATGACCTGCTCCATGTTGGTCATGAGGTTGTCGCTCTTGCTCAGGCTCGACTTGCCGTTGGTGTCGAGGATCGGCCAGCCCGCTGCACGTGAGCGCTCGAGAAGTTGCTGGCCGTCGATGAGCGAGCGCGTGGCCCTGTCCCACCGCAGGATCAGCAGTCCATCGGCCAGCCCGGTCTCCACGAGCCGGATCGCTGCCTCACGACCGTGCAGCCGGTCAGTCCTCCGGCTGGTCATCACGTCGGGGATCACGGCGATGAGTTCGTGCCCGTGTTGCCCGGCCCAGCCGTGTTGCAACGCTCGCTGCGCGTCGAGGCCGTGCCCTTCCTCGGCTTGCTTCCGGGTGCTGACCCGGATGTATCCCACCAGTCTCATTGGTGCCTTCCTTCCTGCTGTCGCCCCGGAGCGGATCGGAAACGGGCGAAGCCGCTCCGGAGCGTCGGAGGCGCGACCGTACGGTGAGGCAGTTGGGCAACGCTGCTTGCTGAGGTCACTTGCGGTTTGCGGGCCCTGCGGACCTGGGGTGGGGGTCGGCCCAGCCGCTCGACCCCGCAGCCGCGTACGCCCCACCTCAGGACGCGGGCGGGCGGTCGTACGGCCACGCGAGCGGGTCGCCGCCGTACTCACTCGGCCCGCTCGTCGGCGGGATGCCCGGGAGGATCGAGTCCTCCACGACCGTCGCCTCACCACGCACCGTCTGCGAGTGCCGGAAGTTCGGTCGTCGCTCGTACTCCGCCGCGTCCTCAGAGTCGTACTCGCGCCAAGCTTCTGCACGCGCATTGCTCTGCGCCTGGGCGACGTCCTCCCACGTCGGCTCGTGGCCCCCACCCCCACCAGAAGGGAGGCCGCTCGGCTCGTCGTACTCAATCGCGCCACGGTCGAACTGCTCAGCGCTCGCGGCTTCCATCAGGTGGTCCCACTTGCTCACGCCGACCTCAAGCTTGGCGCCAGGACCATGACCCGTCCTGTCGAGAATCCCCAACGCCGCACGGACCTTGGTCGAGTCGTCGGCGTTCTTGTCCGTGAGCACCTTGTGGAGCGCGGCAAGCGCCGGATCGACCAACTCCAGCAGCCGCTCCTTGGCCTTGCGCTTGTGGTCCGGGTGATTCCCACCGTGCTTCACGCAGACCAGCGAGCCGATGCGTGGCTTCATGCCGCATGGCTTCCCGGCATTGGGACCGTGCTTGGTGTGGGCGTTGCAGCCCTCATGGAGGAGCCCACACTTCTCACAGGTGGGACGGTTCGCGGGCCCAGCGGCACTTTCACGCTCCGCCATGCTGCTCGCCCCAGCCCTCGGCTTCTTCCCAATGGGGCTTCTAGCCGCCTTCTTCCTGTCCATTCCTCGGCCTCCTATCTCGTCGCTTCAGTCGCCGTCGCGGGGACTGCGGGTGCGCGGCGTCCCCGACGAGTCCCCGCTACCGCACTCCCCGTAGGGGTGCGGGGACTCGGGGACTCGCCCGCAGTGGCCGCTGCGGGTACTCGTGCGGGTACTTGCGGGGACTCGGGGACTCACGGTTTCGCCCCACGACCGCCAGCACAACCAGCACGCTTCTTGGTGAAGTCGGCCACCTGAGCGGGCGACTTCCTGACGCAGGAGGGGTGGGGGCAAGGACGCTCCACGCCTCCGTCTCCGATCCACCAGACCTTGGCGTTGCGAGCGCCGTGCGTATGGTGGATGCGCTTCTGGTCGTCCAACTCGCGCAACGCGGCGCTGACCAGACCCTTCTTGCTCGTGTCGCCCAACGCTTGCTCGATCGCGCCGACCTGTCGTGCCTTCTCCGGGGTGTCGGTCGGCAACTCGGTTAGGTGCTTGATCGCCTTGTCCTTGTAGGCGTCGATCTCTGTTCGCCGCTGGGCGCTCGCGCCGGACTTCTCCTCGCCGAATGCCAGTCGCCGCGTCGTCCAGTCAAAGGTGACGCTGAACTCGGGATAGTCCACGTCGCGACCGCTCGCATTGAGGAAGCGCTCGTCATTGCTCGACGTGTAGGTCCAGAACGCATCGACGTTGTCCATGAGCGCCGTAGCGCCACGAGCCCGCGCTTGCGACTTGGAGCCGTTGCCCTCGCCGGTGCCCTGCTGCGCGGTCCAGACGACCGCTCTGACTCCGGCCCGGCGAGCGATCCACTGCACGCGCCGGAAGAAGTCGCCCGCGCCGGTGTTGTCGTTCTCTTCCAGACCGTTGAGCGCGGCCTGCCAGGTGTCGATGATCCAGACCTTGACGTTGCGCTCCTGCAACCACTCGACCGCCCATTCAGCGTCGTGGTCGCGCATCATGTCGACGTGGTAGCCGCGCAGATGCAACAGGCTCACGCGCTTGGTGTTCTTGATGCCGTGCTCGTCGGCCCACTCGCGCCACTGCCAGTCAGGCAGTTCGTAGTTCCAGACCCCGACGACGCCGCCAACGTCGCCGACCTTGAACTGATCGAGGAAGGGCTGCCGGTCTGCCAGCGACCGCACCAGGTTCAGCAGAAGCGTGGTCTTGCCGACCTTGTAGCGAGCGATGATGGCGAGCGTCTGACCGTCCCAGAGGATCGTTCCCTCGCGCTCGTCGCGGTCGGTGTCGTGAAGGATCGGCAGCCGCGTCGTGCGGTCGGGCTGCCTCAGTTCCTCTGCGAGCGTGCGGAATGTCGGCGGCGGATCGAACTGCTGCTGCTCGTACAGGTCCCGCGCCACATCGTTGACGGCCATGCGCTTGAGTTGGCTGAACACCGCCTCCGGATTGAGGTGCAGGACAAGGTCGTCGTCGCTCGACTCGCTGATCAGACGCCCCAACGCACTAGAGAGCTTGCCCTTGACAGCCGCAAGGTCATGGGCAGCGGCAGGATCGCCGCCAGAACTAGGCTTCATCACGAAGTCCTTTCATTGAGGACCCCGGCTCGGTCGTCCTCATCGCCGGGGTCCTCGTCGTTGGTCAGGCCTCGGCGTTCGAGCCGTCGCACATGTCGCAGATCGGTCGTCCCGCAGCGTTGACCGCAACTCCGCCACAATCAGGTGGCAGCAGCGTCGAGCCGCAGTCGGCGCAGCCGGGATCGTCCTCCGGGTTGTCCAGCAGCCAGTTCATGAACGCGATGAGGTCGCCCTCGATCAGTTGCTTCCTCCACATGGCAGGCTCCTTCTCTTGTTCGGCTGGCAGGCCTTGTTTGAGGGAGCGGACGGGGAAGGCCTGCCAGCACAAGACCCGTCCGCTCCCGGCTCTCTACCGGCGGCGCCGCCCGTCCGGTCGCTCCTGCATCAGTCGTTGGAGGTCGGTGTTGCGAACCTCGGCATGCAGTGGGCAGTCGTCGGGTCGTCCGCGCCACGGGCACCCCTTGACCGGGCAACCCTGTTCGCGGCTCGACTCCATCGACTCTCACCGCTCGCCGTCCACGAGCGTCGGACGCCAGTTGCGGATGCCGGGGTCGAACTGCACGACGTATCCGTTGTTGGCGTTGACCCACCCCAACCCCTCCACGCGGGCCAGGCCGTCGTACTCGTCGGCGTCGAGCGACCCCGAGGACCCCACCGAGCCTCCGCCGCCTGGGGCGTACTGGGTTGCCGCTCTTTCGAGGCGGTCGAGGTCGACCACCCGGAAACCGTCAAGCCGTAGGCCAGCGTCGAGAACGTCGGTCACGTCCTTGTGCCTGCGCCGCTTCGGCGTGATGACCGTGATGCGGCGCTGCTCCGCGCCGACCTCGCGGAGGTTCTGGTACCAGCGCCATGCGGAGCGAGCACCTGCCACGTCCTGATCGGCTGCGATCAGCAAGTCGGACCGGCTGTTGAACCTCACGAACCACTCGGCTTGCTCGACACGTGGCCGTACAGGGTTCGTTGCGCTGGTCGAGGTCATGCCGGTGATCCCGGTGAGGTTGTCCGAGTCCTTCTCGCCCTCGCAGATAACGAGCGGGACATCCGCCCTGAGTGCGGCGGCAACCTCCTGAAGCTTGTAGATCACGCGGCCCCACTCGCCTGCATCAGCGGCAGGGATTCCCTTCGTCAGGACGGCCGTGTCGCCCTCCCATCGGAGGAACTTGCCCCAGCGGAAGTCCTTGGGGTCGAGCCGGACCTTGCAGAACCGAAGTCGGCCCTTCTCGTCGGTGTAGTCGTATCGGGTCACGACGCGGCCCATGTCAGGCGTCCTCGGTGGTGAGCGTGCGGGTCATGAACTCGGTGACCTCGATCAGACGGATCACCTGATCCCACGGCACGGTGATGATCCAGCCGGGCCGGTCCACGTCGTTGTCCGGGACTTGCAAGGTGACCGAGTGCTCGCAGGATTCGAGCACCCATCCATAGGCGCCGTCGTCGGTGACGGTCTCCACGCGGACCATGAGGTCCATTGACGAACTAGACTTACGAGCGTGCGACATAGCGATTCCTTTCCACGGGGTTGTGTCGCCAAGGAGCAGCGCGGGTGAGGCGTGAGGGTTTGTCCGATCCCTGAGGAGTCCCCACCCGCGCCGCTGGTCCTTCGGTCAGCCCTCTCCGGGCCAGTAGCGGCTCTCAAGCCACGCATCGACGCTCTCCGGGTTGACCCGGATATGGCCGATCTTGATCGCCTCAATCTCGCCGCGCTCGACGGCGTTCTTGATGACGCGCCACTCGATGCCGTAGTCGTCGGCGGTCTCGCGCATGTTCGGCCACGATGCGGCCTCGCGAGCCTTCTGCTTCATGTCAGGCATTGATCTCTCCCGTCTCGATGAGGACGTCAGGGTTGAGGTGGTTGACGCACGACTGGCACAGGACGAGCGCCGCGAGGTTCCGGCGAATGTTGACCACGGCGACCCCAGCGGGGACACCCAGGACGCGGCAGCGGTCGCACTCGACCTCACGGCGCGGCGCGGTCGCGACGACCTGTCGGGTGATGTCGTGCGGGGTGAGCGCGTGGTCAAGCTCGACCATCCGGCTCATGGATGCGTAGAGCAGGTATGCCCGATCACTCCGCATCCCGACCCACTCGCCGCCCATGAACTCTTCCAGCAGCACGCGCTCGACCTCATCGTCATTCGCCAGTTGCTCGTTGAAGGTCCACGCCTTGTCGACCTCGTTGATGAGCGACAGAACCTGATCGACCTGCGCCCGCTGCCCAGGCGTCAGCGCGGCGGACTCTCCCGGCTGCATCGCTAGTAACCGGCCGGCACTGCATAGGCGGGGTTGGCCGTCACCTGCATGACAGCCGCAGCGCCACGGTGCCGGACACCGGTTCCGAAGCCGCGGAGGAAGGTGGAGTCGATGATCGGGTAGGCGTTGTTGTCACCGCCGAGAAGCTTGAGGCCCTGCAGGTTCGCCTGCGGGTGCTGACGGATGGCCACCGGGTTGAACGCCGAGTTGGGACCACCGGTCGCGACGGCAATCACGTACCCAGCGGGCACCAACGAACTGATCCCGACGAATGCCGGACCATAGGCACCGATCAAAGGGAGGTCTCCGATCTTGGCCGGAGGCGTGTCGCCCACGACGCTCTCGGAGGTCAGCCGGGCCGGTGCGCCGTCTCCAGGAATGAAGTCGTAACTCCCCTCGCCGCCACCCGCCACGCTGCGGAAAGTTCGGATCTGGTTGCCCTCAACTCGGTTGACGAGCAGCACGAGTTGGCCGTTCGTGCCGTCCCCGTAGCCGTGCTCAAGGACAAGCTCCATGAGCGCATCGACTGCGATCTGCCCACCGGCAGCG harbors:
- a CDS encoding AAA family ATPase, translating into MKPSSGGDPAAAHDLAAVKGKLSSALGRLISESSDDDLVLHLNPEAVFSQLKRMAVNDVARDLYEQQQFDPPPTFRTLAEELRQPDRTTRLPILHDTDRDEREGTILWDGQTLAIIARYKVGKTTLLLNLVRSLADRQPFLDQFKVGDVGGVVGVWNYELPDWQWREWADEHGIKNTKRVSLLHLRGYHVDMMRDHDAEWAVEWLQERNVKVWIIDTWQAALNGLEENDNTGAGDFFRRVQWIARRAGVRAVVWTAQQGTGEGNGSKSQARARGATALMDNVDAFWTYTSSNDERFLNASGRDVDYPEFSVTFDWTTRRLAFGEEKSGASAQRRTEIDAYKDKAIKHLTELPTDTPEKARQVGAIEQALGDTSKKGLVSAALRELDDQKRIHHTHGARNAKVWWIGDGGVERPCPHPSCVRKSPAQVADFTKKRAGCAGGRGAKP
- a CDS encoding helix-turn-helix domain-containing protein — its product is MKQKAREAASWPNMRETADDYGIEWRVIKNAVERGEIEAIKIGHIRVNPESVDAWLESRYWPGEG